In a genomic window of Rhododendron vialii isolate Sample 1 chromosome 12a, ASM3025357v1:
- the LOC131310119 gene encoding metalloendoproteinase 2-MMP — protein sequence MNSHLFISVIFASILANSVSALPRFFRNSSSIPPSLIPTTPDGKWDAFKNLTGCHAGQNVDGLVNLKNYLHYFGYIDKNNNFTDEFDDNLRSAIKTYQLNFNLNTTGELDGQTLEQIVRPRCGVADIVNGTTSMNSGKKTTSSGIHIHAVNHYSFFPGTPRWPAGKTDLTYAFLPANSLSDSVRTVFSRAFQKWSAVIPLTFTETSSYGVADIRIGFYSGDHNDGEPFDGVLGTLAHAFSPPSGVLHFDGDENWVVEGDVAASAVVSAVDLESVAVHELGHVLGLGHSSEREAIMYPTISTGTRKVDLAGDDVEGIQSLYGSNPNYNGSATSTTTTTTTQERDTSGGGSRFGGQLWLLLAVGMGLLTL from the coding sequence TCCGTTTCCGCTTTGCCCCGTTTCTTTCGAAACTCATCCTCAATCCCACCCTCCCTCATCCCCACCACCCCCGACGGCAAATGGGACGCCTTCAAAAACCTCACCGGCTGCCACGCCGGCCAGAACGTCGACGGACTGGTCAATCTCAAGAACTACCTCCATTACTTCGGCTACATCGACAAAAACAACAACTTCACGGACGAATTCGACGACAACCTGAGATCCGCGATCAAGACCTACCAGCTGAATTTCAACCTGAACACGACCGGCGAGCTCGACGGGCAGACGCTGGAACAGATCGTCCGGCCCCGGTGCGGCGTCGCAGACATCGTCAACGGCACCACGTCGATGAACTCCGGCAAAAAGACGACGTCCTCTGGCATCCACATCCACGCGGTCAACCACTACTCCTTTTTTCCAGGCACGCCGCGCTGGCCGGCCGGGAAGACCGACCTCACCTACGCCTTCCTGCCGGCTAACAGCCTCTCCGACTCCGTCAGGACGGTGTTCTCGCGCGCCTTCCAGAAATGGTCCGCGGTCATTCCCTTGACGTTCACCGAAACGTCGTCGTACGGTGTAGCGGACATCAGGATAGGGTTTTACAGCGGGGACCACAACGACGGGGAGCCGTTCGACGGCGTGCTGGGGACGCTGGCGCACGCGTTCTCGCCGCCGAGCGGGGTTTTGCACTTCGACGGCGACGAGAACTGGGTGGTGGAGGGGGACGTGGCGGCGTCGGCGGTGGTGTCGGCGGTGGATCTGGAGTCCGTGGCGGTGCACGAGCTGGGGCACGTGCTAGGGCTGGGGCACTCGTCTGAGAGGGAGGCGATCATGTACCCGACGATATCGACGGGGACGAGGAAGGTGGATCTGGCCGGGGATGACGTGGAGGGGATCCAGTCTTTGTACGGGTCGAACCCGAATTATAACGGGTCGGCCACGTCAActacgacgacgacgacgactcAGGAGAGAGATACTAGTGGCGGTGGGTCCCGGTTTGGGGGTCAATTGTGGCTGTTATTGGCCGTTGGGATGGGTTTGTTGACTTTGTGA
- the LOC131310120 gene encoding formin-like protein 4 translates to MATQILFLSLVLLSAFPLSFCQFNSQQNIQTFYPFPLPPVGQTPPSPQTKSTSPPPPPTRPAPPLQPPKSSSKGAVAKAVGVTAASTLVLSALFFFLVYMMFSRRKKEKPPNPYSYSRNKLGAPKEFTRFSGKLKGVIVDEDGLDVLYWRNLQGENVKDSFSREVSEKKEEKRAISPEERRQKSQLGIQEVPLPREKSSSSHQFRSEGETRNPGSSIQAISRSPPPPPPPPPPPLPVLPIPKRKSGAPPPPPPPIPSKESPAPPPGPPPPAKGIPSKNITGESSNTGGDGNGQVKLKPLHWDKVNLNVDHSMVWDKIEGGSFRFDDDLMEALFGNVASNRKSPRKKSNTLSPNSERPNPPPQVFILDARKSQNTAIVLRSLAVSRKEIVDALTEGHSLDNDTLEKLTRIAPTKEEESQIVAFDGDPTRLADAESFLFHLLRIVPSAFTRFKALLFRSNYDSEILHLKELLQTLETGCKELRTRGLFLKLLEAILKAGNRMNAGTSRGNAQGFSLSSLRKLSDVKSTDGKTTLLHFVVEGVVRAEGKRCAANTNQSLSRSNGSKKTSEDSTTEEDSEREYKSLGLPIVGGLSAEFSNVKKSATIDYDSFAKSSSVIEAQIAEIVQALTRCGDADGGSFLREMKSFLGEAALEVKKVKEEQVRVMALVKRTTEYYQPGASKEKEKHPLQLFVIVKDFLDMVDQACIDISRTLQKKRSATANVGSSSSSSSPPMISVRFPVLPDHFLSDKSKSSSSDSDDD, encoded by the exons ATGGCTACACAAATTCTCTTCCTTTCCCTTGTGCTCCTTTCtgcttttcctctctctttctgtcAATTCAATTCCCAGCAAAATATTCAGACCTTCTATCCATTTCCACTTCCTCCAGTTGGCCAGACACCACCTTCTCCTCAAACAAAATCTACCTCCCCTCCACCACCGCCAACGCGTCCAGCGCCACCGCTACAGCCACCAAAGTCGTCATCAAAAGGGGCTGTAGCTAAGGCTGTCGGTGTGACCGCGGCAAGCACGTTAGTACTGTCcgctctcttcttctttttggtatACATGATGTTCTCGCGACGGAAGAAGGAGAAACCGCCCAATCCTTACAGTTATAGCAGAAACAAACTGGGGGCTCCAAAGGAATTCACGCGATTCAGTGGGAAACTCAAAGGAGTGATAGTCGATGAGGACGGCTTGGATGTGCTTTATTGGAGGAATCTGCAAGGGGAAAATGTCAAAGACAGTTTTAGTAGAGAGGTGTccgaaaaaaaggaagaaaaacgGGCGATTAGTCCAGAGGAAAGGCGCCAGAAATCGCAACTTGGGATACAAGAGGTACCTCTCCCTCGCGAAAAATCGTCATCTTCCCATCAATTTCGGTCCGAAGGGGAAACTAGGAATCCTGGTTCGTCAATTCAAGCTATATCGCGCTCTCCAC caccaccaccaccaccacccccgcCTCCACTACCAGTATTGCCTATACCCAAAAGGAAAAGTGGTGCACCGCCGCCTCCCCCTCCACCAATTCCATCAAAAGAATCTCCAGCGCCTCCGCCaggaccaccaccaccggcaaAAGGAATCCCGAGCAAAAATATAACAGGTGAATCTTCAAATACAGGAGGTGATGGGAATGGACAAGTGAAACTTAAGCCCTTACACTGGGATAAGGTGAACCTGAATGTTGATCATTCAATGGTTTGGGACAAAATTGAAGGTGGCTCATTCAG GTTTGATGACGATCTTATGGAAGCGCTCTTCGGAAACGTTGCAAGCAACCGAAAATCCCCTAGAAAAAAAAGCAACACATTGAGTCCAAATAGTGAAAGACCAAATCCGCCCCCTCAGGTTTTCATCCTTGATGCCCGAAAGTCCCAAAACACGGCAATTGTGCTCCGGTCCCTAGCCGTTTCTAGAAAAGAAATCGTTGATGCACTCACTGAAGGCCACAGTCTAGACAACGATACGCTGGAAAAGCTGACCAGAATAGCCCCCACAAAGGAAGAAGAATCCCAAATCGTTGCGTTTGATGGGGACCCAACAAGACTCGCCGATGCTGAATCCTTCCTCTTCCACCTCCTCAGGATAGTTCCTTCGGCTTTCACTCGCTTCAAAGCCTTGCTTTTTAGGTCGAACTATGACTCAGAGATCCTCCACCTCAAGGAACTCTTACAAACGCTTGAAACGGGGTGCAAAGAGCTTAGGACTCGCGGACTCTTCTTGAAACTTCTAGAAGCCATTCTAAAGGCTGGAAATCGCATGAATGCCGGAACATCCAGAGGGAATGCACAAGGTTTCAGCCTCAGTTCCCTTAGAAAGCTCTCTGATGTTAAAAGCACAGATGGGAAAACTACTCTACTTCACTTTGTTGTAGAAGGAGTGGTCAGAGCCGAGGGGAAACGTTGCGCTGCCAATACAAATCAAAGCTTAAGTCGCAGCAATGGTAGCAAAAAAACATCCGAGGATTCGACAACAGAAGAAGATTCAGAGAGGGAATACAAATCGCTGGGGTTACCGATTGTGGGCGGCCTTAGTGCTGAGTTTTCCAATGTGAAGAAATCAGCAACAATAGACTACGATTCCTTTGCCAAATCCTCCTCGGTCATAGAAGCCCAAATCGCCGAAATTGTACAAGCTTTGACGCGATGCGGGGATGCAGACGGAGGGAGTTTTTTGAGAGAGATGAAAAGTTTCCTTGGAGAGGCAGCACTAGAAGTAAAGAAAGTGAAAGAAGAGCAAGTAAGAGTGATGGCGCTCGTGAAGAGAACAACGGAGTACTACCAACCGGGGGCTtcgaaggagaaggagaaacATCCACTTCAACTGTTTGTGATAGTCAAGGATTTCTTGGACATGGTTGATCAAGCCTGTATCGATATCTCTAGAACCCTGCAGAAGAAGAGAAGTGCAACCGCGAATGTTGGATCGTCGTCCTCATCGTCATCGCCACCGATGATTTCCGTGAGGTTTCCTGTTTTACCGGATCATTTTTTGTCGGATAAGTCGAAGAGCAGTTCTAGTGATTCAGATGATGATTGA